Genomic window (Neurospora crassa OR74A linkage group VI, whole genome shotgun sequence):
TGAGCAAACGCAATGCGCCCAAGAGTGCCCCGAAGGTGTGATGTACCGCAAAGACTCGGGGCATGGGGTTTTAGGTTCCCTGGATATCAGGCGTAATATGTAAGTATACTGCCCGAATATGTGCATTTCATGTTCGCAAATAATAATTGGGGAGACGTATTGCCACCCGGGAGCACTGTAAATTCGATCTTTCCATCTTCCCACCTTTTCCTACCTATCTTTTTATGAGCGCTGAAGGGTGGAGATATTGAAAATCACCGTCTTGCATACAATTTCTGGTGGGCATGAATGTTGTAGTATGCTTCCAGATCATGTCTGATTTCCAGGGAACCTAAAACCCTATGCCCCAAGTCTTTGCGGTATCTCGATGATGAGTGGGTGTTCGGTTTATTTTTACGACCGCTCCGGCAGATAGCGGGCAGATAGCTGGCATTGACCGGCCTCAATGATTTCGTTTTTGATTTATCGACATCATAGGTAGTTACCTTTTTGTGCGTTTTGTGCGGGCCTGTCGAGTGTCGGACGGATATTATTAGTGGCCCCTGCGAATTCGTACGGGGTTTCTCGCACTATCACGGCCATAAGCTCTACACCCAGGCCGTCAAACCTCAAGGTCCCAATGGGACACTCGACGACAACCGGAAACTCCATTGACCAAAGCTCGTATCAACTGTATGGCTCATTTGATTGACCGTTGTTAGTTATATAAGCGTGCCTTCTGCATCAGTTACGAGTTGCTAATTTGGCATTTTTGGGGAGTGGCGAGCACGTCTTCTCAGTTCGGGAAAGTTCAACCCGAGGCTCGCCTTAGGGTATCTCGTTCCTTCCCTTTGGCACAGTCACAATCTGGTGTTGCATTTATACAGTGTGGACAATTTTCACTGCCCGAAAAGCTATCGTATTTTCTCGGGGCATCCATCTTTATGTTCCCAAGAAATCAGACATAAATCCACGTACATATGCCCAATTCTGTGCATTCTATGCCCACCAAAATAAGTGGGGGAGTTGTGTTGCCACCCCGGAGCACTGTAAATTCGATTTATTTGGAGCTCTGCCTTTTCCTACCTATTTCTTCAAGGGAGCTGGAGGGTGGAGACATTGAGAATCACGGTCTTGCATAGAAATTTTCGTGGGCATAGATATTGTAGTATGCTTATATAGTATACCTGATTTCCTGGGAACCTAAAGATGGATGCCCCGAGAAAatacggtaggtaggtacggttGAGAAAACCCAGTTTTGGTAGCTGTAAGATGCAGTCTTGCAACTGAGCGAAATTGCACTTGTTGCGTCGGGTGGATTTCTGTAAATAAAATCTGCAAGTCGCCCGgcgctacctctacaccacCGCAATTCCATGCAAGGCATCAATATATTTGACCAATGTGCAAACAATCGATGTGTTGCAGTAAACCGTCCAGCCAAGTTTCGTGGTGAGATACAAATAGAAGTACGTACAATTTCGTCATTTGGGACACCTGGAATAATGTGGTATTCCCATGGCAGGTCAGATTAGGGAGGTTGAACGCGACTGTTAATTTGTGAAGCTAGAATAATGGTTGTACCACATACCCAATTTTgacggaaaagaagagaaattcCTCCTTCGTCTGCGTGACTGACATAAACAACTCGCTCGGGCTGGCGTCCCTAACAACTACATAATCACTCGTGGGCGAACTCGTTCGTTGAGTTGTCAAGAAGTCGTCGGCTAAGACACTGTGGTCGTTTTCTTGTCAGCTTGTGATCACTATTATGAGCGTCTGGGTGCATGAACCGGAGTCTTGATGTTACCATTCAGTGAGAGACAATCAGCGGCTTAAGGTGCCGTTTCCTGTTTTGGCGTTCATGTATGCCCAGTGGGTGGTCCAGTCGTGGTTGTTATTCAACACGTGCCCCTGTTGTCGCTGTCGGTATTCGTGATGGCGGCCGTGTTGATGCTGGTGTTGGTAGCCATGTTGCCGTTCATATGCTGTTGCTGTAACGGCAGTGGTGTCTGGAGTGCTAGACTCGTATTGTGGGACACTGGGATCTGGTCCCAACAATAGCAGAAAAAGAGGCTGCACCCGCCCATCGAGAACAACCCATCCACTAATAATGGGGGTTCTCTGTAGACTAAAAAGCTGACAAGGCCGTTGAACCGAGAGACCAGGTGAGCGTTGACCGGCACTCTCAATTCGACCTCTAGCACCACGATTCCGATTGCGAGGACGTCTCGGCCGGAGGGACTGGCAACATAACCAATGAGGTCGGAGGTGGGCTCGAATCTGTTGAAGCCAACACCCAGCCTAGCGAGAACGTGCACGGATACCAGGGAGAAATCAAGCCCTGGCGTGATGATGAAGGCCCCCGGTCTGGTAATGGTTGCTTGTCTTCCATTACCAACATTTATCGTTGCCAAAGCCAGCCATACACCCGGATTCTGGAGAAAATACTCCCCGTTGTTCATGTTGTTGCTCGAATTGTCGTTCGTCTTGGTTGCATGGGTAATTTCTTGTATGCCGTTCCAGGATGATTTTGTAAGAATGTGGAGGAGAATCAAAATCTTCCCGTGGTCGCTACTTATAATGGAATGGCCAGGAACAATATAGCTTAGACACACACGGGTCAAGGTCAGAAACTTTGAATACCTAACCTCGTTCTTACCTGCAGGGCATTTTTCGGTCTTTTGTGCGGCCTCGAGTTTTCGCTCGCTACATGTAGGCACAGATATGTACGTCTACTCTATCTTTTCATGTCCGTCAGTTCCGTCAAGAATaacctggaggaggagtggtgTATGAATTTCGCCGTCTTGTACATAAAACCGGGCAAGTGCCCGTATATGCTCCTGCATGCGCTCTGTCCCGTACAGATATATGCCCATGTATCTTTTTCCATAGACCATATTCGGAAATGAATCCCGGAGCCAGCCTCATTTATCTTGCAGCTAATTTCTTCAAGATTGCATGTCCGGCACATGTTCCGGGTGggtctctctctttctttcttttttttttttttttttttttttttgtctcgTGCCGTCATGTGTCTTTTATGTACCCGAATATAAATGCACCATGCTTCACAAGGAGCAAAGGAAATAGATACATgagtaatttaaaaaaaacaCACAAGAGTTGTCTCCGGAATTCCTATCATAAGTCTTCGGCTGAGCCATTTCAAGGCCCTGAAccgtccttctttctttcctgtcATTCACCATCAAACGTAACGAACCAACCGCTCATCACTACCTGCATCTTCCTCAACCCAAGTCAGCAACGAAACTAAAATGTCGGATTCTAACTTGGATGGCAAGCACTATGATGAGCTGCGGAACCAAATGCGTGATAACGGAGCAAGCATTCCACCCCCTCCCGCTGCTGTCCAGCAGCCCCTAAGACCACCGAACCAAACCGCTATATCGTCCGAGAACACGTTGCACTACGCTATAGTATACCATCCCTTCGAAGATCGGTTCGGACAGCCCCTCGAACCTGACTCACGACGATATCCTGGAGCTCCCACTCCTTTCTTCACTCCAGCTGCAAAAGGCATTCCAGCTGGCTCTCGACCTGAAGCCAATCCAGCTGCAACTGCAGCTGATTCTCCTGTTGTTTCCCGAGCTGTTGTCCcggctactacctctattccAGCTGGCCTCTCTCGGCAGAGCAGAAGGAACAAGTCTCAAAACcctagaaggagaaggaaaatgTTGTGGAGACTTTACAGCTCCTTCACAACTGGAACGTCCGCGGAAACCGAGACCTCGCAACCCCGCTGGGAAGCCTGGGTTCGGGGCCTGAACAATGTGAGACAGATTCTCTGTGTGGATGACAACAAAGATCCCCAACAAAACTCAGGGGAGGCGTTCAGGACCCAAGATGAGACGAGCGGGAACTCGAGTGATGAACGGGCTACCAGGAGCTTGTTGAACCCTgatgagagggaggaggagaagtagGGCGAGCTGCGCTTTCCTCAGTACAGGTTTTGAGTTATTCAATGAGCCTGTTAAACGCTGGGTGTTTGTAATTCTCTTAATGTTTTATGTATGAATTATTTGTTATGTATTTTTTCCGGTGAGGGGACTATTTCTGTCTTTGGTCTTTCTCTTAACCGTGGAGGTTCGTTGTCTTTGTCACTGTGACATTTCATTCTCTACGAATGACACTCGAAGCTCACATTTGTACTTACTGTACCTCAAGCAACAACTCGGAACAGTGATGGGTGGATTAAACATTAAGTACATCTTGGAATACTGTGCAACCTTATGTCACACAGTAGACCACTTCGTATACGACCCCATCATTCAACTTTTTGCTCAAAGCTTTCCCttgcttcatcatcatctcaaAGTTCATACCCCCCGACCTCACTCACCTCCCTTGCAAACCCCTTCCAAAACTCACAAGGCGTCCTCTCATTCTGATCGTCACGAACCGTCGTAAACCCCCAATCACCCACATTCAACACCCctcccatcctctcctcaCTACTAGCTGCTTTCGGCCCAGCAGTAGCAATACCCGAAGGCTTTCCCCAGCTGATCACCGGCGGCAGGTTCAGCAGTCCCTTGCGGTACGTGTTTGGGTCGCCACTAACGATAAACGAGGCAAAGTAGCTTTGCATGGCCATGCTGATGCCGGAGACGAAGGGCGCGAGGGCAGGAGCGAAGAAAGTCGAGAGGCAGTCGAGGATGGTTtgtggtgaggaggaagaggaggacgcgGGCGTGGAGGTGAAAAAAGTCGGAAGCAGGTCGGTGGCGTGTAGGTAGGGGAAGACAGAGTATTGCATCAGGTAGGTTCGCGATGGGGTGTAGGCTTCGGCTAGATCTGGAGGGTTGGGTGGTTCAGTCAGTATGGAATTGCGGAATTGGTCATGGTGTTAGACCTAATGGAGGATGTAATGACGTTGGTTTAAGGCTGTGTGATCCAAGCTGGAATGTCTCACCAAAAATGGCTGAGGTGATACCCGTTGGGAAGGGGGTGAACGGAGTTGGAGAACAGACAAGGAAACCTGAAGCCCTTCTCCAGCGGTACTTGCTCGAGCACTGCGCAGGGGGCTGTAGGGACAGTAAAGTGTAGGAAGAGACGCGCGGTTGGAACGCGGTTCAAGTTCCTTGACACGCAAGTGTACATGATGCTGTACTTGATGAGGAGGGTGGGGGGCAGCGACACAGAAGAATGATCAACTCACATCTCACGTTGCACGTAAAGCAACTGTCCCTCAGAAACGCCGCCATCCTTGTCGCCTGGCTGTcgtacttcctcttcccatCGGCGCTCTTCTTGCCCGGCACCGGATAGAACTGTTCAACCTTCTCAGCATGCCCGCTTTCCCTCGTGTAGTTTGGAAACACGGTGTCGAGAAAGCCGGAAAACTGGTCATTCGTCCTGATGGCACCGCTGACGAAGAGACTGGACTCGTCCTTGACGTGCGATATCAACAAGCTCATTTCGCTCCCCGACTGTCCTTTCCAAAAGTTTCCCTGAGCGAGTTCCAGGAGCGGCATCTGACGAATAAGTTTTCCATCGGGCGTCGGTCCCACTGCAAATGTTCCAGGCATTTGCGAGGCTTGGAGCGCGGCGTTGGCTTTTGCAAGCGCATCGGGCGAGGTCTTGCGGAGGCAATTCACCACTGCTTTCCCAGAGCTAGAACTGCACCCTGCCAACCCTCCAAACTTCTTGAAGATGGCATCTACAGTCCCATTCCGATCCCAGGCCATTTGATACGCTGGACTCTGCAAGATGGCCCTTTGGAACATAGGATCGAGCTTGCCGCCCTCGGCCACTAGGTGATGCATGATCGACCCCGCTCCTGCAGATTCCCCCATCGCTGTTACGCGCTTTGGATCACCACCCACCAGGGAAATGTAACCTTTAACCCATTGAAGGGCTGCTCGCTGATCATGTAAACCAACGTTTGGAACCGCAGAATTTTCCATCGATGTGCCGGCGAGCCAGCCATAAGTGCCGAGGCGGTAGTTGATTGATACAAAGATCATAGAGCCGGGGGATGGGACCGATTGAGTGAGGAGAGAGCTACCATCGTAAAAGAATGGTTGGAGAGACTCTTTTGATCCAAAGAGATAGGCGCCGCCATGAATCCAGAACGCTACTGGGAGGGGCGAAGGTTTCTTTGAAGCACCGGAAAGGTCGCGGAGTGTCTTTCCAGGAATGTACAGGTCCAGAAAGAGACAGTCCTCAGAGCCGCCACTGAAGAGCGGGATGGGAAGTCCTCCTAGGCTGCTGAATGTCAGTGACGTCCAGGTCATTCGACCATGGAATATGGGTAGACATACAATTGGTTAAGCGCAGCACCGATGGGGGACTTGTTGCCTGGACCCATAAGGTTTAGTCCAGACACTGCAGTTTGGATGCATTGCGGTCCATAGCTGCCATCTtggatggtgttgttgatttGTGGCGCCGCAGGTTTTGCCCAACGAAGATCTCCTACAGGAGGAGCGGCATAGCGAATGTTTCGAAACACGTATCTGCGCCTGTTAGCTTTGAAGCCGAAGCGAGAAGAACGACCTGGACACTCACATATCGCTCTTCGACCGGTAGCTCGACG
Coding sequences:
- a CDS encoding carboxylesterase — protein: MFPSTTFLFISLGFFSLSSALIDSASLGVKFASPSALPVLTLPYGSYQASSYRSKSDIYVFRNIRYAAPPVGDLRWAKPAAPQINNTIQDGSYGPQCIQTAVSGLNLMGPGNKSPIGAALNQFLGGLPIPLFSGGSEDCLFLDLYIPGKTLRDLSGASKKPSPLPVAFWIHGGAYLFGSKESLQPFFYDGSSLLTQSVPSPGSMIFVSINYRLGTYGWLAGTSMENSAVPNVGLHDQRAALQWVKGYISLVGGDPKRVTAMGESAGAGSIMHHLVAEGGKLDPMFQRAILQSPAYQMAWDRNGTVDAIFKKFGGLAGCSSSSGKAVVNCLRKTSPDALAKANAALQASQMPGTFAVGPTPDGKLIRQMPLLELAQGNFWKGQSGSEMSLLISHVKDESSLFVSGAIRTNDQFSGFLDTVFPNYTRESGHAEKVEQFYPVPGKKSADGKRKYDSQATRMAAFLRDSCFTCNVRYLAEAYTPSRTYLMQYSVFPYLHATDLLPTFFTSTPASSSSSSPQTILDCLSTFFAPALAPFVSGISMAMQSYFASFIVSGDPNTYRKGLLNLPPVISWGKPSGIATAGPKAASSEERMGGVLNVGDWGFTTVRDDQNERTPCEFWKGFAREVSEVGGYEL